In Takifugu flavidus isolate HTHZ2018 chromosome 5, ASM371156v2, whole genome shotgun sequence, the following proteins share a genomic window:
- the ptger4a gene encoding prostaglandin E receptor 4 (subtype EP4) a produces MNNQSMTGRTMVPTIPSVMFIFGVIGNVIAIAVLCKSRKEQKETTFYTLVCGLAVTDLLGTLLASPVTIATYVKGSWPGEDPLCQHFGFTLLFFSLAGLSIICAMSVERYMAINHAYFYNDYVDQKLAGLTLLAIYVSNAFFCALPIIGFGQVKKQYPQTWCFLEWRSNKTSDAAYSYMYAGFSSILILATVICNVLVCVALIRMHRRFVRRMSLGNDLGRTVDPRRRGRSFGRLAGAEIQMVILLIGTSAVVLVCSIPLVAQVFLNQLYKTPVEPVLEKNPDLRAIRFASFNPILDPWIYILLRKAVLLKLIEKIKCLFCKMGSRGQQTPGNFHCIDAQQLSSVISKRESLSLVSHNLRDINSSSQTFLYLPEGCELYCGSCHRADRPPSDRNSQASCGPEQVGEEARVIRDTAALPCPKDTTLQVSLSTEAEEEKCI; encoded by the exons ATGAATAATCAGTCGATGACAGGGAGGACCATGGTCCCCACCATCCCGTCCGTTATGTTCATTTTCGGGGTGATCGGCAACGTCATCGCCATCGCGGTTCTTTGCAAATCTCGTAAGGAACAAAAGGAAACCACGTTTTACACGCTGGTGTGTGGCCTGGCGGTCACAGACCTCCTCGGGACCCTCCTGGCCAGCCCGGTCACCATCGCCACCTACGTGAAGGGGTCTTGGCCCGGGGAGGACCCGCTGTGCCAGCACTTTGGATTTACTTTGTTGTTCTTCTCTCTGGCGGGACTCAGCATCATCTGCGCCATGTCGGTGGAGAGATACATGGCCATAAACCATGCCTATTTCTACAATGACTACGTTGATCAGAAGTTGGCGGGCTTGACGCTCCTCGCCATCTACGTCTCCAACGCGTTCTTTTGCGCGCTGCCGATCATCGGCTTCGGGCAGGTGAAGAAACAGTACCCGCAGACCTGGTGCTTTTTGGAGTGGAGGAGCAACAAGACCAGCGACGCCGCTTACTCCTACATGTACGCCGGGTTCAGCTCCATCCTCATCCTCGCCACCGTCATCTGTAACGTGCTGGTGTGCGTCGCCCTGATTCGGATGCACCGGCGCTTCGTGCGCAGGATGTCCCTCGGGAACGACCTCGGGCGCACCGTGGACCCGCGGCGAAGGGGACGCAGCTTCGGGCGGCTGGCCGGTGCTGAGATCCAGATGGTCATTCTGCTCATAGGCACGTCGGCAGTCGTGCTTGTCTGCTCCATCCCACTTGTT GCTCAGGTTTTTCTCAACCAGCTGTACAAGACTCCGGTGGAGCCGGTGTTGGAAAAGAACCCCGACCTTCGAGCGATACGCTTTGCCTCGTTCAACCCCATCCTCGACCCCTGGATCTACATCCTGCTCCGCAAGGCCGTTCTGCTCAAGCTAATTGAGAAAATCAAGTGTTTGTTTTGCAAGATGGGATCGAGAGGACAACAGACGCCGGGGAATTTCCACTGTATCGATGCGCAACAGCTCTCCTCGGTCATCTCCAAGCGGGAATCTCTGTCCCTGGTTTCCCACAACCTGCGCGACATCAACAGCAGCTCCCAGACCTTCCTCTATCTGCCAGAGGGATGTGAGTTGTACTGCGGGAGCTGCCACAGAGCAGACAGACCACCATCGGACAGAAACTCACAGGCTTCTTGTGGGCCCGAGCAGGTCGGAGAAGAGGCAAGGGTCATAAGGGACACTGCAGCGCTGCCATGCCCCAAAGACACAACGCTTCAGGTCTCACTGAGCAccgaggcggaggaggagaaatgCATTTGA
- the LOC130525961 gene encoding lipoxygenase homology domain-containing protein 1 yields the protein MPAKKKKARPGAEDETKDVDDDDPEGQEAKPEQKRKKVSESQHAGRLKKKKLKVSDEEGYNSDASAPDVKTGKTKRKNKETPKKKKAKGESEDELNGGSTDSENNNNDSKKGQKVLLVFEKPPKKSQRGTRMGSKDKKSKGEDKKSKKESEKEDEDQTAGDEEEGKKKKKDKKKKGSEKGDSDEDNRKTKGKKKKVENYVEIYENELLNYEPEKVENYEDEYHKKKVYEVVTITGDERGAGTDANVFVTLFGEYGITPKVHLASKYDFPPICTEKRSRTAFERAKTDVFRIRTHNVGPLKKIRIEHDNTGINASWFLDRVVVTDVIRPHLRFYFSCNNWLSKVEGEGLYVRDLLGTMDPMEAPKYNKYVVSVYTADVKSSGTDADVFINIFGEFGDTGERRLDNNKNNFEKGTEDKFTIEAPNLGKVRKVTIGHNNKGSSAGWFVDKVILDDMGNKMVYEFPINRWFAVDEDDGKIQRDILVGGSQPTVYPPGIVYNVQIVTGNVRGAGTNSHVHVVIHGSKGIRNSGKVFLAGGKFERGLTDIFNVELAALLSPLSRVTIGHNNDGVSAGWYCEKVVVHCPFTGIQQTFPCDKWLDEKEGDGLIERELYEMVSLRQKRQKKHPWSLWIWTSDLPNAGTDADVCFQVYGEKGKSDELRLDNKTDNFEQGQVDRFMERWHLSKATLMKTLTKEKYNFPCERWLDTNEDDNEVVRELPACGELVPEPLPLIKYRVTVCTGTVGGSGTDASVFLNLIGNQGDTGDRWLVNCSNNINKFEKGNLDEFIIEAVAIGQILRVRIGHDGKGGGCGWFLNKVIVREEGQAEAHAVAGPE from the exons atgcccgcaaaaaagaaaaaagcacgACCGGGTGCTGAGGACGAAACCAAAGATGTGGATGACGATGACCCGGAGGGTCAGGAAGCAAAGCCGgagcagaaaaggaagaaggTCAGTGAGTCACAGCACGCTGGACgattgaagaagaagaagcttaAGGTCAGTGACGAAGAAGGATATAATTCTGATGCCTCGGCACCAGATGTGAAGACCGGcaagacaaaaaggaaaaacaaagaaactcccaagaagaagaaagctaAAGGAGAGAGCGAGGATGAGTTGAACGGTGGAAGCACGGACAGcgagaacaacaacaatgacTCCAAGAAGGGACAGAAGGTCTTATTAGTGTTCGAGAAGCCACCAAAGAAGTCCCAGAGAGGAACCAGGATGGGCTCAAAAGATAAAAAATCCAAAGGGGAAGACAAGAAATCCAAAAAGGAATCTGAGAAGGAGGACGAAGACCAGACAGCTGGGGACGAAgaggaagggaaaaagaaaaagaaggacaagaagaagaaaggctCCGAGAAGGGGGACAGCGATGAAGACAACAGAAAGACAAAaggcaagaagaagaaagtggaaAATTACGTGGAGATCTACGAGAACGAGCTCCTCAACTACGAGCCGGAGAAGGTGGAGAACTACGAGGACGAGTATCACAAGAAGAAAG TTTATGAGGTGGTGACCATCAccggagacgagagaggagcgGGCACTGATGCCAACGTCTTCGTCACGCTGTTTGGCGAGTACGGCATCACTCCCAAAGTTCACCTGGCGAGCAAGTACGACTTCCCCCCCATTTG CACAGAAAAGAG GAGCCGTACGGCCTTTGAGAGAGCCAAAACCGACGTGTTCCGAATCAGAACGCACAACGTCGGGCCTCTAAAAAAGATAAG AATCGAACATGACAACACGGGAATCAATGCTAGCTGGTTCCTGGACAGGGTGGTGGTGACAGACGTGATCAGGCCGCATCTGAGGTTCTACTTCTCCTGCAACAACTGGCTGAGCAAAGTGGAGGGGGAGGGCCTCTATGTCCGAGACCTGCTGGGCACCATGGATCCAATGGAAGCGCCTAAAT ATAATAAATACGTAGTCAGCGTTTACACGGCGGACGTTAAATCGAGCGGCACGGATGCGGATGTGTTCATCAATATCTTTGGAGAGTTTGGAGACACAG GCGAGAGGCGCCtcgacaacaacaaaaacaactttgAGAAGGGCACAGAGGACAAGTTCACCATCGAGGCGCCGAACTTGGGAAAAGTCAGGAAGGTCACCATTGGCCACAACAACAAGGGCTCCTCAGCCGGATGGTTTGTGGACAag GTGATTTTAGATGACATGGGAAACAAAATGGTGTATGAATTTCCCATCAATCGCTGGTTTGCTGTTGACGAGGACGATGGGAAGATCCAGAGGGACATTTTGGTAGGAGGGAGTCAGCCCACAG TGTACCCTCCAGGTATTGTGTACAACGTCCAGATTGTGACAGGAAACGTCCGAGGTGCTGGGACCAACTCCCATGTCCATGTGGTGATACACGGCTCAAAGGGCATCCGGAACAGTGGAAAG GTGTTTCTGGCAGGAGGAAAGTTCGAGAGGGGCCTGACGGACATCTTCAACGTTGAGCTCGCTGCGCTACTCAGTCCCCTCAGCAGAGTGACCATCGGTCACAACAACGACGGCGTCAGCGCCGGCTGGTACTGCGAAAAG GTGGTGGTGCACTGTCCATTCACGGGGATACAGCAGACGTTCCCCTGTGACAAATGGCTGGATGAGAAGGAGGGAGACGGGCTGATAGAGAGGGAACTCTACGAGATGGTGTCGCTCAGGCAGAAGCGTCAGAAGA AGCACCCCTGGTCTTTGTGGATCTGGACGTCAGACCTGCCCAACGCTGGAACCGATGCAGATGTCTGCTTCCAGGTGTACGGCGAGAAGGGCAAGAGTGATGAGCTCAGGCTAGACAACAAAACAGACAATTTTGAGcagggacaggtggacaggttcATGGAAA GGTGGCACCTCAGTAAG GCAACTCTGATGAAGACTTTGACGAAGGAGAAGTATAACTTTCCATGTGAGCGCTGGCTGGACACAAATGAGGATGATAACGAGGTTGTGAGGGAGCTCCCTGCCTGCGGAGAGCTCGTCCCTGAGCCGCTGCCCC TGATCAAATACAGGGTGACGGTTTGCACGGGGACGGTCGGAGGAAGCGGGACCGACGCATCCGTGTTCCTGAATCTGATTGGCAACCAGGGGGACACGGGCGATCGGTGGCTGGTTAACTGCAGCAACAATATCAACAAGTTTGAAAAAGGAAAC TTGGATGAGTTCATAATCGAGGCAGTGGCTATCGGGCAGATCCTCAGGGTGAGGATCGGACACGATGGCAAAGGAGGAGGATGCGGCTGGTTCCTGAACAAAGTGATTGTTAGAGAGGAGGGCCAGGCTGAGGCCCATGCT GTGGCTGGACCGGAGTGA
- the LOC130526556 gene encoding lipoxygenase homology domain-containing protein 1-like, which translates to MRSSYLYSECVTQRRIHRSPVRWGWFRQLDQWLKCLFLSVLPDVNYHIAVKTGNISGGSSDSNVFVKLYGEKGDTSKMMLLVSDNNLGNYFEKGRVDIFTVETSDIGQLNRLMIGHTNAGMNAGWFLDSVQIMVPVHGKHYMFPCHRWLDKDEADGKTQVEIYPSEILDVEQFINYEVTVVTGDVTFAGTNAKVFVQIYGDKGKTEVIMLESRSNNYERNAMEIFKIEAKDVGKIFKIRIGHDGLGIGSGWFLEKVYVKHLIMALVPRENKKDDKKKKKKKKKDKEDEEEVGGEEMQEVVVTYHFPCSRWLASGEDDDDLVVELLPEDAEELEVNTYEVCVFTGDMLGAGADANVFINIYGENGDTGERHLRNSDNINKFERGQEDVFTVIAVDLGPLKKLRIRHDNSHSHSSWYLDRVEIVDTKDDTTYYFPCNRWLAVDEDDGQIARELVPVDEAFMRKDEDEEGTSTTLGLEQKSMSTTYTLKIKTGERKHAGTDANVFAILFGENDDTGTINLKACKNYKNKFELGMINEFIVEAVDLGDLEKIRIGHDNAGGSAGWFLDWVEVDAPSQGQRLRFPCGRWLDKGEDDGAIVRELYPADLQTEFYMPFVPYEIKIYTSDVFGAGTDADVFIVLYGQKGVCTQQKHLCVNKRERRLYFERGAADMFIVELEDIGDIIEKIRIGHDNRGSNPGWHLDRVEIRRKLRKGKGSETTIFPCERWLAKSEDDGETVRELVPSDIITEKLLRDGKLKQTETEVEDALEIHTYKVSVRTGDMFGAGTDASVFLTIYGDLGDTGERKLAKSENNKNKFERGQVDKFTIEAVDLGQVFKLHVRHNNSLMGADWYLDQVEVLDMETEEVYMFLCERWLSTKKEDQRVERTFYVKGYEGERNTDPNSKKIAQAKQGLDRNANKKKKKKKTPAVEEGPIIPYHFTLSTGVDRDGSTTARAYVIIIGPNDMETERLWLDLPEGKKGFVAGTMDHFVCYATDVGEIKRVELGHNGITPDSCWLVDELSVAVPTKGIKYIFPCKCWLAKDRGDGLACRLFNVLDASTININRKVIYSVTAVTGDTQYAGTDARIYLTVFGANGSTEEMLLPKNEDRFERGQEDTFSLEVDDIAPLKKIRVRTDASGSRPDWFLDKMLMRNLTTDEVYVFTYESWLSKTRGPKRTTVCELAAVVDDEEMVENTTYIIQVQTSDITGAGTDANVSLIVFGEYGDTGTLPLKTSTNRNKFERKTKDVFRFPDLLSLGELSKVRVWHDNKGPAPGWHLDYIDVRDEAMDQTFRFPCDRWLAKNEDDGQIMRDLACANNDSIDLSDKTKYEIATTTGHSEDASTTENAWIVLEGRKARSKEFVLENKKKKFLSGATDTFEFSSKHVGEIAGICLGHITKDGKKVKNGDFWHVTEVVVTEMELGNKYFFHCDAKIPLAAKKDQFMTFECFKSIESFASKVRKLVPVKYEIIVITGDVKGAGTDANVFVTIFGVNGDSGKRQLRQKFRNLFERGRTDRFMVEMLDLGELLRVKVEHDNRGSSCGWYLECIEVTNTANSVTTIFQCGKWLDARKADGQIERVLYPRY; encoded by the exons ATGAGATCATCATATCTTTACAGTGAATGCGTCACTCAAAGGAGGATTCATAGGAGTCCTGTGCGTTGGGGGTGGTTCAGGCAGCTGGATCAGTGGCTTAAATGTTTGTTCCTGTCTGTCTTGCCAGACGTCAACTATCACATTGCTGTCAAGACGGGAAACATCTCGGGGGGCAGCTCGGACTCCAACGTGTTTGTCAAGCTGTACGGAGAGAAAGGCGACACCAGTAAGATGATGCTGCTGGTATCAGACAATAACCTGGGGAATTACTTTGAGAAGGGCCGTGTGGATATCTTCACCGTGGAAACCTCTGACATTGGACAG CTCAACCGTCTCATGATTGGACACACCAATGCAGGCATGAATGCGGGTTGGTTCCTGGACAGTGTTCAGATCATGGTTCCAGTTCACGGGAAGCATTACATGTTCCCCTGTCACCGCTGGCTGGATAAGGATGAGGCTGATGGCAAGACGCAGGTGGAGATTTACCCCAGCGAGATCCTGGATGTGGAACAAT TCATTAACTATGAGGTGACTGTTGTGACCGGAGATGTGACGTTTGCCGGCACCAATGCCAAAGTGTTTGTCCAGATCTACGGGGACAAGGGGAAGACGGAGGTTATCATGCTTGAAAGCAGATCCAACAACTACGAGCGCAACGCCATGGAAATATTCAAG ATTGAAGCCAAAGATGTGGGGAAAATTTTCAAGATCCGCATCGGTCACGACGGCCTGGGAATCGGGTCAGGGTGGTTCCTGGAAAAAGTGTACGTGAAGCATTTAATCATGGCGCTGGTGCCCAGGGAGAATAAAAAGGacgacaagaaaaaaaagaagaagaagaaaaaggacaaggaggatgaagaagaagttGGCGGAGAGGAGATGCAGGAAGTGGTGGTGACGTACCATTTCCCATGTTCTCGCTGGCTGGCCAGcggggaggatgatgatgatctggTAGTGGAACTGCTGCCGGAGGACGCCGAAGAGCTGGAAG TCAACACCTACGAAGTGTGTGTCTTTACCGGCGACATGCTCGGTGCTGGGGCCGACGCCAACGTCTTCATCAATATTTATGGCGAAAACGGAGACACCGGAGAGCGCCATCTGAGAAACTCTGACAATATCAACAAATTTGAGCGGGGGCAG gAGGACGTTTTCACTGTGATAGCTGTTGATCTGGGTCCACTGAAGAAGCTGCGAATCCGCCATGATAACAGCCATTCCCACTCATCCTGGTACCTGGATCGAGTGGAGATTGTGGACACAAAGGACGATACAAC GTACTATTTTCCCTGCAATCGCTGGCTGGctgtggatgaagatgatggacaGATAGCAAGGGAGCTGGTTCCTGTGGATGAGGCCTTTATGAGgaaggatgaggatgaggaggggacaAGCACGACTCTGGGGCTGGAGCAGAAAT CCATGTCAACCACATACACTTTGAAAATTAAAACCGGGGAAAGAAAACACGCTGGAACCGATGCCAATGTCTTTGCCATCCTGTTTGGTGAAAACGACGACACCG GAACCATCAACCTCAAGGCTTGTAAGAACTACAAGAATAAGTTTGAACTGGGGATGATCAATGAGTTCATTGTGGAGGCTGTGGATTTGGGCGACCTGGAGAAGATTAGAATTGGACATGATAACGCAG GAGGTTCTGCCGGTTGGTTTTTGGACTGGGTTGAGGTTGACGCCCCCTCGCAGGGTCAGAGACTCCGGTTCCCATGCGGCCGTTGGCTGGATAAAGGAGAGGACGATGGGGCGATTGTGAGGGAACTATATCCTGCTGATTTACAGACAGAGTTCTACATGCCTT TCGTGCCGTATGAGATCAAGATTTACACCAGCGATGTGTTCGGCGCTGGAACCGACGCCGACGTGTTCATAGTCCTGTATGGACAGAAGGGGGTGTGCACTCAGCAGAAACACCTGTGCGTCAACAAAAGAGAGAGACGTCTGTACTTTGAGAGGGGAGCTGCGGACATGTTCATCGTGGAG ctggaggacatcGGCGACATTATAGAGAAAATCAGGATCGGACACGACAACAGGGGTTCCAACCCAGGGTGGCATCTCGACAGAGTGGAGATCAGACGAAAGCTGAGGAAAGGAAAG GGTTCAGAGACCACCATTTTTCCGTGTGAGCGATGGCTGGCCAAGTCTGAAGACGATGGGGAGACGGTGAGAGAGCTGGTcccctctgacatcatcacagagaAGCTCCTCAGGGATGGAAAGCTGAAGCAGACTGAAACCGAAGTGGAAGATGCTTTGGAGA TTCACACGTACAAAGTGTCCGTGCGGACGGGCGACATGTTTGGAGCAGGAACTGACGCCTCAGTCTTTCTCACCATCTACGGAGATTTGGGAGACACAGGAGAGCGTAAACTGGCCAAATCTGAGAACAACAAGAACAAGTTTGAGAGAGGACAG GTGGACAAGTTTACTATCGAGGCTGTGGACCTGGGCCAAGTGTTTAAGCTTCATGTACGTCACAATAACTCTCTGATGGGGGCTGATTGGTACCTGGACCAGGTGGAAGTGCTGGATATGGAAACAGAAGAGGTGTACATGTTCCTGTGTGAGCGCTGGCTGTCGACAAAGAAAGAGGACCAACGCGTAGAGCGGACCTTCTACGTAAAG GGATATGAAGGGGAGAGAAACACAGATCCAAATTCAAAGAAGATTGCTCAGGCCAAACAGGGGCTGGACAGAAATgccaacaaaaagaaaaagaagaagaagacgccAGCGGTGGAAGAGGGACCCA TCATCCCGTACCACTTCACCTTATCCACGGGTGTCGACCGCGATGGCAGCACGACAGCCAGGGCTTACGTCATCATTATTGGCCCCAACGACATGGAGACGGAGCGCCTGTGGTTGGACCTGCCTGAGGGAAAGAAAGGCTTCGTAGCCGGCACCATGGACCACTTTGTCTGCTACGCCACCGACGTAGGAGAGATCAAGCGAGTGGAA CTTGGCCATAACGGCATCACACCAGATAGCTGCTGGTTGGTGGATGAGCTGTCGGTTGCCGTGCCAACCAAGGGGATCAAGTACATATTTCCATGTAAGTGCTGGCTTGCTAAAGACAGGGGAGACGGTCTGGCTTGCAGACTGTTCAATGTTTTAGACGCCAGCACAATCAACATTAACCGCAAA GTAATTTATTCAGTCACAGCTGTCACCGGCGACACGCAGTATGCCGGGACCGACGCTAGAATTTATCTGACAGTTTTTGGAGCCAATGGGAGCACAGAGGAAATGCTTCTACCCAAAAACGAGGACAG ATTCGAAAGGGGTCAAGAAGAtaccttcagcctggaggtAGATGACATAGCCCCTCTGAAGAAGATTAGAGTTCGGACTGATGCCTCTGGAAGTCGCCCCGACTGGTTTCTTGACAAG ATGCTGATGCGGAACCTGACCACGGACGAGGTGTACGTGTTTACATACGAGAGCTGGCTGTCGAAGACGAGAGGGCCCAAGAGGACGACGGTGTGCGAGCTGGCAGCTGTGGTGGATGACGAGGAGATGGTGGAGAACACGACCTACATCATCCAGGTCCAGACCAGCGAtattacag GCGCTGGCACCGACGCCAACGTGTCTCTGATTGTGTTTGGGGAGTACGGGGATACTGGGACGTTGCCCCTGAAGACTAGCACCAACAGGAACAAGTTTGAGCGTAAAACTAAAGACGTGTTTCGATTTCCTGACCTGCTCAGCCTGGGCGAACTGTCCAAGGTCCGTGTGTGGCATGATAacaaag GCCCTGCTCCTGGGTGGCACCTGGATTATATTGACGTGAGAGATGAGGCCATGGACCAGACCTTTAGGTTCCCCTGCGACCGCTGGTTAGCTAAAAATGAAGATGATGGACAGATCATGAGGGACCTGGCCTGTGCCAACAATGACTCCATAGACCTCAGTGATAAAACCA aATATGAAATCGCCACCACTACAGGTCACTCAGAGGACGCCTCAACGACGGAAAACGCCTGGATCGTACTGGAGGGAAGGAAAGCTCGTTCCAAGGAGTTTGTCCTAGAGAATAAGAAAAAGAAGTTCTTAAG CGGCGCCACTGACACGTTTGAGTTCTCCTCCAAACACGTGGGAGAGATCGCCGGAATCTGCCTCGGTCACATAACCAAGGATGGAAAGAAGGTGAAGAACGGGGATTTCTGGCACGTTACGGAGGTGGTGGTGACGGAAATGGAACTGGGAAACAA GTATTTCTTCCACTGTGATGCTAAAATCCCACTGGCAGCCAAAAAAGACCAGTTCATGACCTTTGAGTGCTTCAAGTCGATCGAAAGCTTCGCCAGCAAAGTCCGTAAACTCGTCCCGGTCAAGTACGAAATCATCGTCATCACCGGGGACGTCAAAGGAGCCGGCACGGACGCCAACGTCTTCGTCACCATCTTCGGCGTCAACGGCGACTCGGGCAAGCGTCAGCTGCGGCAGAAGTTCCGCAACCTGTTCGAGCGGGGGCGCACCGACCGCTTCATGGTGGAGATGCTGGACCTCGGGGAGCTGCTGAGGGTCAAGGTGGAGCACGACAACCGCGGCTCCAGCTGCGGCTGGTATCTGGAGTGCATCGAGGTGACCAACACGGCCAACTCGGTCACCACCATCTTCCAGTGCGGCAAGTGGCTGGACGCTCGCAAGGCCGACGGGCAGATCGAGCGGGTTCTCTACCCGCGGTACTGA
- the ark2cb gene encoding E3 ubiquitin-protein ligase RNF165: MVLVHVGYLVLPVFGSVRNRGSHFNRQQQQQHSHATSCRHFQLGPQAPLPMDFPMPHPGQPQTGINPHLGPPGHQHGPPLHPPLNPLPATQFQDIPAPPFLPQALHQQYLLQQQILEAQHRHILPPSRRTPERVPHQPHRLRPGYEFAPPLHVPTQPVVQQPRYLAEGTDWDLSVDAGLPPHQFHIHPLPQHYQHYLTSPRMHHFPRNNASTQVVVHEIRNYPYPQLHLLALQSLNPSRHASAVRESYEELLQLEDRLGSVNRGAVQTTIERFTFPHKYKKRIPQDLKMCLDDEELDTDEKCTICLSMLEDGEDVRRLPCMHLFHQACVDQWLATSRKCPICRVDIETQLTPDS; encoded by the exons ATGGTCTTAGTGCATGTCGGATATCTGGTTCTTCCCGTATTCGGCTCAGTAAGAAACAGAG GATCCCATTTCAaccggcaacagcagcagcagcacagccatgCTACCTCCTGCCGGCACTTCCAGTTAGGTCCGCAGGCCCCGCTGCCCATGGACTTCCCCATGCCCCACCCGGGGCAGCCGCAGACGGGCATTAACCCCCACTTGGGCCCTCCCGGCCACCAGCACGGCCCGCCGCTCCACCCGCCCCTCAATCCTCTGCCCGCCACCCAGTTCCAAGACATCCCCGCCCCTCCCTTCCTACCTCAGGCATTACACCAGCAAtacctcctccagcagcagatcctCGAAGCCCAGCACCGACACATCCTGCCACCCTCCAG ACGCACCCCTGAGAGAGTCCCTCACCAGCCACACAGACTGAGGCCGGGCTACGAGTTCGCACCCCCCCTTCACGTCCCCACTCAGCCGGTGGTGCAGCAGCCTCGCTACCTGGCGGAGGGCACAGACTG GGATCTAAGTGTGGATGCtgggctgcccccccaccagtTTCACATCCATCCTCTGCCGCAGCACTATCAGCACTACCTGACCTCTCCCAGGATGCACCACTTCCCCAGAAACAACGCCTCAACACAAGTG GTCGTCCATGAGATCAGAAACTACCCGTACCCGCAGCTCCACTTGCTGGCTCTGCAGAGTCTCAACCCCTCCCGGCACGCCTCCGCTGTTCGAGAAAGCTACGAG GagcttctgcagctggaggacaggctGGGCAGCGTCAACCGTGGGGCGGTCCAGACCACCATAGAGAGATTCACGTTCCCACATAAGTACAAAAAG agaatACCCCAGGACCTGAAGATGTGCCTGGATGACGAGGAGCTCGACACCGACGAGAAGTGCACCATCTGCCTGTCGATgctggaggacggagaggacGTCAG GAGATTACCCTGCATGCACCTCTTCCACCAGGCGTGCGTGGATCAGTGGCTGGCCACCAGCAGGAAATGCCCCATCTGCAGAGTGGACATTGAGACCCAGCTGACCCCCGACAGCTGA